The proteins below are encoded in one region of Balaenoptera ricei isolate mBalRic1 chromosome 6, mBalRic1.hap2, whole genome shotgun sequence:
- the LOC132367870 gene encoding zinc finger protein 37A-like, translating to MNRSQGPVSFEDVTMGFTQEEWQHLDPAQRTLYRDVMLENYSHLISVGYCVTKPEVIFKLQQGEEPWM from the coding sequence ATGAACAGATCTCAGGGGCCAGTGTCATTTGAGGATGTGACCATGGGCTTCACTCAGGAGGAGTGGCAGCACCTGGACCCTGCTCAGAGAACCCTGTACAGGGACGTGATGCTGGAGAACTACAGCCACCTCATCTCAGTGGGGTACTGTGTTACCAAACCAGAGGTGATTTTCAAATTGCAGCAAGGAGAAGAGCCATGGATGTGA